The following coding sequences lie in one Lelliottia jeotgali genomic window:
- a CDS encoding Aliphatic amidase AmiE, with protein MIVPGLKITLLQQPLVWMDGPANLRHFDRQLEEIAGRDVIVLPEMFTTGFAMEAAKQSLAQDEVVAWMHSKAQQTNALVAGSAALQTERGPVNRFLLVEPDGTLHFYDKRHLFRMADEHHHYEAGNERVVFEWRGWRILPLVCYDLRFPVWSRNRNDYDLALYVANWPAPRSLHWQALLVARAIENQAYVVGCNRVGTDGNGHHYRGDSRVVNPQGEIIATAEPHQATRIDAELSLTALKEYREKFPAWQDADPFSIG; from the coding sequence ATGATTGTGCCTGGTTTGAAGATTACCCTTTTGCAACAGCCGCTGGTGTGGATGGACGGTCCCGCCAATCTGCGCCACTTTGATCGCCAGCTCGAAGAGATCGCCGGGCGCGATGTGATTGTCCTGCCGGAAATGTTCACTACCGGTTTCGCGATGGAGGCGGCAAAGCAGTCATTAGCGCAGGATGAGGTGGTCGCCTGGATGCACAGCAAGGCGCAGCAAACCAACGCCCTCGTCGCCGGTAGCGCCGCATTGCAAACTGAACGCGGGCCGGTGAACCGCTTCCTGCTCGTTGAGCCGGACGGTACGCTGCACTTCTACGACAAACGTCACTTGTTCCGCATGGCTGATGAGCATCATCACTACGAAGCCGGGAACGAGCGCGTGGTGTTCGAGTGGCGCGGCTGGCGCATTCTGCCGCTGGTCTGTTACGACCTGCGCTTCCCGGTGTGGTCACGCAACCGCAACGATTATGATCTGGCGCTGTACGTCGCCAACTGGCCTGCCCCGCGCTCGCTGCACTGGCAGGCGCTGCTGGTGGCCCGCGCCATTGAGAACCAGGCGTATGTGGTCGGCTGTAACCGGGTGGGAACGGATGGCAACGGGCATCACTATCGCGGCGACAGCCGGGTGGTGAATCCGCAGGGCGAAATCATTGCGACGGCGGAGCCACATCAGGCGACGCGCATTGATGCAGAGCTGTCACTGACGGCGCTGAAAGAGTACCGCGAGAAGTTTCCGGCGTGGCAGGATGCGGATCCGTTTAGCATTGGATGA